From Anaerotignum faecicola, the proteins below share one genomic window:
- the megL gene encoding methionine gamma-lyase, translated as MEHKYKYGFATRQIHAGHDKNTYGALCPPIYQTSTFAFGSVEEGGDRFGGAKSGFIYTRLGNPTNELLEKKIASLENGEAAAVTASGMGAISTAIWSLIKSGEHILADETLYGCTFDLIQHGLRNFGVEADMIDFSDIEKVKQSIRPNTGIVYFETPCNPTLKIIDIKEVTEAVRSIKKDIIIIVDNTFATPYLQRPLEMGVDIVVHSATKYLNGHGDVIAGAIIGSEEIISQCKKHGIKDMTGAVLSPFDAFLINRGLKTLDIRMEKHCRNAQKLAEFLHGHPAVKKVYYPGLPDFSGHETAAKQMKGFGGMISIELNADKKRTAACINALKLVAIAVSLGDAETLVEHPASMTHNAYSKEELEAAGISEGLVRISVGLEDIEDIIEAFREGLDELI; from the coding sequence ATGGAACATAAGTATAAATACGGTTTTGCAACAAGGCAGATACATGCGGGTCATGACAAAAATACATACGGGGCGCTTTGCCCTCCCATTTATCAAACCTCTACATTTGCATTTGGTTCTGTAGAGGAAGGAGGAGATCGCTTTGGAGGCGCAAAAAGCGGGTTTATTTATACGCGTCTGGGAAACCCGACGAACGAATTGCTGGAAAAGAAGATTGCATCCTTGGAAAACGGCGAGGCGGCCGCGGTGACTGCATCCGGCATGGGGGCCATTTCAACGGCGATCTGGTCTTTAATAAAAAGTGGGGAACATATTTTAGCTGATGAAACGTTATATGGATGCACATTTGATTTAATTCAGCACGGGCTTAGGAATTTTGGCGTCGAGGCTGACATGATTGATTTTTCCGACATTGAGAAGGTGAAACAATCCATACGGCCTAATACCGGTATTGTATATTTTGAAACTCCGTGCAACCCCACGCTTAAAATTATTGATATAAAGGAAGTGACGGAAGCGGTAAGAAGCATAAAAAAGGATATTATTATAATAGTTGACAATACATTCGCAACGCCGTATCTTCAACGCCCGTTGGAAATGGGAGTTGATATTGTTGTACATAGCGCAACAAAGTATCTTAACGGACACGGGGACGTAATTGCAGGGGCTATTATCGGAAGTGAGGAAATTATTTCCCAGTGTAAAAAGCACGGAATTAAAGACATGACGGGGGCGGTTTTAAGCCCGTTTGACGCATTTCTTATAAACAGGGGGCTTAAAACTCTTGATATCAGGATGGAAAAGCATTGCCGAAACGCACAAAAGCTTGCCGAGTTTTTGCACGGGCATCCGGCTGTTAAAAAGGTATATTATCCGGGGCTTCCGGATTTTTCGGGACATGAAACGGCTGCCAAGCAAATGAAAGGCTTCGGAGGCATGATTTCGATTGAACTGAATGCGGACAAAAAACGAACCGCGGCATGTATAAACGCGTTAAAGCTTGTCGCCATAGCGGTAAGTTTGGGAGATGCGGAAACACTGGTTGAACACCCTGCGAGCATGACGCATAACGCTTATTCTAAGGAAGAACTTGAAGCTGCCGGCATTTCCGAGGGGCTGGTACGAATTTCGGTGGGGTTGGAGGACATAGAAGATATTATTGAGGCGTTTAGGGAAGGCCTTGACGAACTGATTTAA
- a CDS encoding Na+/H+ antiporter NhaC family protein, giving the protein MSENNMKQDNNSSQKTYGFWAFTPILVFLLIYIGGGIVFTCMGMETPFKQIPREAALLVGIAVALVMNRKLNIEDKVEMLAKNAGQTGVMSMVMIFLVAGAFSGVCSATGGADSVVNMGLTFIPKHFLVSGIFIVSSFLSTAMGTSTGTTVALAPIAVAVSEAAGISPAIALAAMSGGSMFGDNLSFISDTTIAATKGVGAEMRDKFKMNFLIAVPAAIIAVIAYSTVHVSADGIGEIGSYNFIYILPYVTVLVTALMGMNVLVVLFIGIAMAGAIGLAMGSITILGIFKACGSGMSDMLSIAITCILIRGLIGVIHEYGGIEWLVKTVLKLAKSRKTAEYCIAFMSAILSLALANNTMAIIISAPLAKEIGESYHISPKRMASLLDIFGCVLLEFAPHTGSMVLLTTLAGCSPVDIMAGAYYAMALGVCAVITIQFGLLRTKEEKAFDMKKERA; this is encoded by the coding sequence ATGAGCGAAAACAATATGAAGCAAGATAATAACTCAAGCCAGAAAACGTACGGTTTCTGGGCATTCACTCCGATACTTGTATTTTTGCTGATTTATATTGGCGGAGGTATCGTTTTTACATGCATGGGAATGGAAACCCCTTTTAAGCAGATTCCAAGGGAAGCGGCATTGTTAGTCGGCATAGCCGTTGCGCTTGTGATGAACCGAAAATTGAATATAGAGGATAAAGTAGAGATGCTGGCAAAAAATGCCGGGCAGACGGGCGTAATGTCTATGGTGATGATTTTCCTTGTGGCCGGGGCTTTTTCGGGAGTATGTTCAGCTACGGGCGGGGCGGATTCTGTGGTAAATATGGGGCTTACGTTTATTCCGAAACATTTTTTGGTCTCAGGTATCTTCATAGTTTCGTCTTTCCTTTCCACTGCAATGGGAACTTCAACAGGCACAACCGTAGCGCTTGCGCCGATTGCCGTTGCGGTTTCAGAAGCAGCCGGAATATCTCCTGCTATTGCGCTTGCGGCGATGAGCGGCGGCTCAATGTTCGGAGACAATCTGTCGTTTATTTCCGATACGACTATTGCCGCAACAAAAGGCGTGGGCGCCGAGATGAGGGATAAATTCAAGATGAATTTCCTTATTGCAGTGCCGGCGGCAATTATAGCTGTTATAGCATACTCCACAGTGCACGTTTCAGCAGACGGCATTGGAGAAATAGGATCTTATAACTTTATATATATCCTTCCTTATGTGACGGTACTTGTAACCGCCCTGATGGGTATGAACGTTCTTGTCGTGCTTTTTATTGGCATCGCAATGGCCGGGGCAATAGGCCTTGCCATGGGCAGTATTACGATACTCGGGATTTTCAAGGCCTGCGGAAGCGGCATGAGCGATATGCTTTCAATCGCAATTACATGTATTTTAATTCGCGGCCTTATTGGTGTGATCCATGAATACGGCGGTATTGAGTGGTTGGTTAAGACTGTTTTGAAACTGGCAAAGTCAAGAAAAACGGCGGAATATTGTATTGCGTTTATGTCGGCGATATTATCTTTGGCGTTGGCCAATAATACGATGGCTATAATTATTTCCGCCCCTTTGGCAAAAGAAATTGGGGAATCTTATCATATTTCTCCAAAACGAATGGCAAGCCTGCTGGATATTTTCGGATGCGTCCTGCTGGAATTTGCGCCGCATACGGGCAGTATGGTTCTCCTTACAACCCTTGCGGGATGTTCGCCTGTGGATATTATGGCGGGGGCTTACTATGCAATGGCGTTAGGCGTATGCGCTGTAATTACGATACAGTTCGGCCTTCTGCGTACAAAAGAAGAAAAGGCGTTTGACATGAAAAAAGAAAGGGCATAA
- a CDS encoding pyridoxal phosphate-dependent aminotransferase, translated as MIYNFDERIDRKNNNAAKFEEAYLHFGSNDVIPLWIADMDFKTAQPIIDAVRERAEQGIFGYTSRPEEYFKLIAKWQQRQNGYLPDVNKMAFAPGVIPAMRMILNLFTQENDKILIQYPVYHPFTDLVQNSSRRIVPSRLIFEHGRYTMDYDDFEEKAKNGVKYFLLCNPHNPVGRCWSREELKRVGDICVKYNIKVISDEIHSDLMLFGNKHTVFASISDEIASLTTTCIAPSKTFNLAGLQSSTIIFPNTVCKEAYETQLKAMDIARNNCFSLVATMAAYEHGEEWLTQLKRYLEGNMRFIGDYCRENIPFFKPNLPECTYLCWIDARDTGMTDDELFDFTVRKAKVACSMGVQFGKGGEGFLRLNAACPRSTLEDALGRIKAAAADNPILCKK; from the coding sequence ATGATTTATAACTTTGACGAAAGAATTGACAGAAAAAATAATAATGCCGCTAAATTTGAAGAAGCGTATCTGCATTTCGGCAGCAACGACGTTATTCCGCTTTGGATTGCGGATATGGATTTTAAAACGGCGCAGCCTATAATCGACGCTGTCAGGGAACGTGCTGAACAGGGTATTTTCGGATATACGTCCCGCCCTGAGGAATACTTTAAACTGATTGCAAAATGGCAGCAGAGGCAAAACGGATATTTGCCGGATGTAAATAAAATGGCGTTTGCGCCTGGAGTTATACCGGCAATGCGTATGATACTGAATTTGTTCACACAGGAAAACGATAAAATACTTATACAGTATCCGGTCTATCACCCGTTTACCGATTTGGTTCAAAACAGCAGCCGCCGTATTGTGCCGAGCAGGCTGATTTTTGAACATGGAAGATATACTATGGACTATGACGATTTTGAGGAAAAAGCAAAAAACGGGGTAAAATATTTCTTGCTCTGCAACCCGCACAATCCTGTGGGCAGGTGCTGGAGCAGGGAAGAACTCAAAAGGGTTGGGGATATTTGCGTAAAGTACAATATAAAAGTAATTTCGGACGAGATACATTCCGATTTAATGCTGTTTGGCAATAAGCATACGGTGTTTGCTTCTATTTCGGACGAGATAGCAAGCCTGACGACTACATGTATTGCTCCGAGCAAAACTTTTAACTTGGCGGGGCTTCAGTCTTCAACAATTATTTTTCCGAATACAGTCTGCAAAGAAGCGTATGAAACTCAGCTGAAAGCTATGGATATTGCCCGGAATAACTGTTTCAGCCTTGTTGCGACTATGGCGGCTTACGAACACGGCGAAGAATGGCTTACCCAGTTGAAACGCTATCTGGAAGGCAATATGCGGTTTATCGGGGATTATTGCCGCGAAAATATTCCGTTTTTTAAACCGAACCTGCCGGAGTGTACTTATTTATGCTGGATAGACGCAAGGGATACCGGCATGACAGACGACGAATTATTTGATTTTACTGTCCGGAAAGCAAAAGTTGCATGCAGTATGGGCGTTCAGTTTGGTAAGGGAGGCGAAGGATTTTTGAGGTTAAACGCCGCGTGTCCGAGGTCGACGCTTGAAGATGCATTGGGAAGGATTAAAGCCGCCGCCGCTGATAATCCAATACTTTGTAAAAAGTGA
- a CDS encoding sigma 54-interacting transcriptional regulator, whose translation MKKEIAVFTISEQVGSFYKEQLYDLFGERICVSTFSVEKGGSYNNIAADLYLVATTSSDTFDYVMSFIPEGAKVVVSNITFRKESLMELAVFPKGTKALLVNLSVNMAIETISDLNRFGITNIEFYPCYPGMKKFPDTGLAITPGERRYVPKGINRIIDIGHRVFTANTVLEIALKLDFTEFIESEKYRDYIQSLAEVDYSTNTLASKSYSMENKFEILLEAVDEGIIGVDGEGTIFAFNRLAGRILMMEQSWAVGRKADEILPFFKDIILKRACAEPETNLVKIKGVYLNVTTAPIIRDKQYMGIFLLIQRFSDEENKQHKMRTQMMGRGCNAKYTFDDIIGESPEMLKAKNIAGRMAQADGAILLTGESGTGKELFAHAIHMSSARRNMPFVAVNCAALPDSLLESELFGYGDGAFTGAKKGGRIGLFEYAHMGTVFLDEIEGMSPNLQVKLLRVLQEKEVMRIGENKIINIDVRIIAASNENIRKMVDMGMFRKDLYYRINTFPIDIPPLRERGNDVFMIMEEIKRKCGAHFKLSEEAAEAFLQYSWDGNVRELQNIVEYLKFTDLDTVGYSDLPEALKEGRHRNLRTVSVHGTENKKGEIKKDLVLEILLESERKGVHAGRKTIAAASYEKGFPLSEQQVRGIMKELENEGLIIIAKGRAGTKLTEKGKKYKGYI comes from the coding sequence ATGAAAAAAGAGATCGCTGTATTTACAATATCTGAGCAAGTGGGCAGTTTTTATAAAGAGCAGCTTTACGATCTGTTTGGAGAGCGTATTTGCGTATCGACATTCAGCGTTGAAAAAGGAGGATCATACAATAATATAGCCGCCGATTTGTATCTTGTAGCCACAACTTCTTCCGATACGTTCGATTACGTAATGTCTTTTATTCCCGAGGGGGCTAAAGTGGTAGTGTCAAATATTACTTTCAGGAAAGAAAGCCTGATGGAACTGGCTGTTTTTCCTAAAGGGACAAAAGCTCTGCTGGTAAATTTGAGCGTAAATATGGCGATTGAAACTATATCGGATCTTAACAGATTTGGTATTACAAATATTGAATTTTATCCGTGTTATCCCGGAATGAAGAAATTCCCGGATACCGGCCTTGCAATCACGCCCGGGGAAAGGAGATATGTGCCGAAAGGGATTAATCGGATAATCGATATCGGACATAGAGTATTTACTGCAAACACAGTGTTGGAAATTGCATTAAAGCTGGATTTTACCGAGTTTATTGAAAGTGAAAAATACAGGGATTATATACAGTCGCTTGCTGAGGTAGATTACAGTACCAACACTTTAGCTTCAAAAAGTTACAGTATGGAAAATAAATTTGAGATTCTGCTGGAAGCGGTGGACGAAGGTATTATCGGTGTTGACGGGGAAGGAACAATTTTTGCGTTTAATCGGCTTGCAGGCCGCATTTTAATGATGGAACAAAGTTGGGCTGTCGGAAGGAAAGCGGATGAAATACTGCCGTTTTTTAAAGATATTATATTGAAGCGCGCGTGTGCCGAACCTGAAACAAACCTTGTAAAAATTAAAGGCGTCTATTTGAATGTAACGACTGCTCCGATTATCAGGGATAAACAATATATGGGAATATTCCTTTTAATACAGCGTTTTTCCGACGAAGAAAATAAACAGCACAAAATGCGGACACAGATGATGGGGCGCGGATGTAATGCAAAATATACGTTTGACGACATAATCGGAGAAAGCCCGGAAATGCTGAAAGCCAAAAATATTGCCGGCAGAATGGCGCAGGCAGACGGGGCGATTCTGCTTACAGGGGAAAGCGGCACGGGAAAAGAACTGTTTGCCCATGCGATCCATATGAGCTCCGCAAGACGGAATATGCCGTTTGTTGCCGTAAACTGTGCGGCCCTTCCGGATTCGTTGTTGGAAAGCGAATTATTCGGATACGGCGACGGAGCTTTTACAGGGGCGAAAAAGGGAGGCAGGATTGGGCTTTTTGAATATGCTCATATGGGGACTGTATTTTTGGACGAAATAGAAGGAATGAGCCCTAACTTGCAGGTAAAGCTTCTGAGGGTTTTACAGGAAAAAGAAGTAATGCGGATAGGCGAGAATAAAATCATTAATATAGATGTGCGGATTATTGCCGCTTCAAACGAAAATATCAGAAAAATGGTAGATATGGGCATGTTCCGAAAAGACCTGTATTACCGTATAAATACATTTCCTATTGATATTCCGCCGTTGAGGGAAAGAGGAAACGACGTTTTTATGATTATGGAGGAAATAAAACGAAAATGCGGGGCGCATTTTAAGCTGAGCGAAGAAGCGGCGGAGGCGTTTTTACAGTATAGTTGGGACGGAAATGTAAGGGAATTGCAGAATATAGTGGAATACTTAAAATTTACGGATTTGGATACGGTTGGATATAGCGACCTGCCGGAGGCGCTTAAAGAAGGGCGGCATAGGAATTTGAGGACTGTGTCTGTGCATGGAACGGAAAATAAAAAGGGAGAAATAAAAAAAGATTTGGTGCTCGAAATATTGCTTGAAAGCGAAAGGAAGGGTGTCCATGCCGGAAGGAAAACTATTGCGGCCGCATCTTATGAAAAAGGATTTCCTTTATCGGAACAGCAGGTAAGGGGAATAATGAAAGAGCTTGAAAATGAAGGCCTGATTATTATTGCCAAAGGAAGGGCCGGCACAAAACTTACTGAAAAAGGGAAGAAGTATAAAGGTTACATATAA
- a CDS encoding amidohydrolase gives MDFFQKAKEYHEYMKNIREQIHMYPELGGEEIKTGKLIMKELDLMEIPYRFGSAKTGIVGLIQGKKKEGKTILLRADMDALPIQECNESHYKSRHDGIMHACGHDVHTAMLLGAARILNGMRDELNGNIKLCFQPAEEASSGGAQQMVEEGLLENPKVDFAMALHVEPQFPIGSCGLSDGAVTAFPDFFSLTFRGKGGHGSLPHLAVDPIAPAAEAYTMLQGLKNKVDPLEPCVIQVCMFHAGTAQAVIPDTCTIEGTVRVFSKEAGTVVRDGIEKIAEVVCGIYGTSYELDYRRRCFSVINDEKYTKCVRDSVKGFYELGYRKNKDMGGEDFCFISDKVPSVYIPIGTANDNPKTQYPVHNPYFEIDDRAFEIGAATLAKCAFDFLSGLFD, from the coding sequence ATGGATTTCTTTCAAAAAGCAAAGGAATATCATGAATATATGAAAAATATCCGCGAGCAGATTCACATGTATCCGGAATTGGGCGGGGAAGAAATAAAAACCGGCAAATTGATTATGAAAGAATTGGATTTAATGGAAATTCCATATCGTTTCGGATCCGCAAAAACGGGAATTGTTGGATTGATACAAGGCAAAAAAAAGGAAGGCAAAACAATTCTGCTTAGAGCCGATATGGACGCGCTGCCTATTCAGGAATGTAATGAAAGCCATTATAAATCAAGGCATGACGGAATTATGCATGCATGCGGGCATGACGTCCATACGGCAATGCTTTTGGGCGCCGCAAGAATATTGAACGGCATGAGAGATGAGTTAAACGGCAATATAAAACTGTGTTTTCAGCCTGCTGAGGAAGCGTCGTCAGGAGGGGCACAGCAGATGGTGGAGGAAGGATTGCTGGAAAATCCTAAAGTTGATTTTGCAATGGCGCTTCATGTGGAGCCTCAGTTCCCCATTGGAAGCTGCGGACTATCGGACGGAGCCGTGACGGCGTTTCCCGATTTTTTCTCATTGACTTTCCGCGGCAAAGGAGGGCATGGTTCGCTTCCTCATCTTGCTGTTGATCCCATTGCCCCGGCGGCGGAAGCTTATACAATGCTGCAAGGATTAAAAAATAAAGTAGATCCGCTTGAACCATGCGTTATACAAGTATGCATGTTCCATGCGGGGACGGCGCAGGCCGTCATACCGGACACATGTACAATAGAAGGCACGGTACGCGTTTTCAGCAAAGAGGCCGGAACGGTTGTCAGAGACGGAATAGAAAAAATAGCCGAGGTGGTATGCGGAATTTACGGCACTTCATATGAATTGGATTACAGACGAAGATGTTTTTCCGTTATAAATGATGAAAAGTATACTAAATGCGTAAGGGACAGCGTAAAAGGGTTTTATGAGCTTGGATACAGGAAAAATAAAGATATGGGCGGGGAAGACTTCTGCTTTATCAGCGATAAAGTGCCGTCGGTTTATATTCCCATAGGGACGGCTAACGACAATCCAAAAACGCAGTACCCGGTGCATAATCCGTATTTTGAGATCGACGACAGGGCGTTTGAAATTGGCGCGGCGACTTTGGCAAAATGTGCGTTTGATTTTTTAAGCGGGCTTTTTGACTAG